The proteins below come from a single Gemmatimonadales bacterium genomic window:
- a CDS encoding M28 family peptidase, with the protein MTGHGRRVAWVGRLAAAAAVALAAPAAAQQPAITPPQLSRFIHALAHDSMRGRATPSPELEQAAGFVESVFRRAGLAPAGDSGRYQQRFSVRGQTAPNVAGLLRGRDPGLLGQYVVVVAHLDHLGVSRPNGRDSILNGADDNASGSAGVLALAEAFGSLAQRPRRSILFLVVSGEELGLLGSRHFVAHPTVPFDSIVGLVNLDMISRNRPDSVYLNGWNKSSISGRVRRLAARHPELGLGVGPDIEDRPRTPADSDHWPFQRRGVPYIFFYTGEHGDYHQPTDHADRTDPDKASRVARLAFYTLWEMAEGTERPKWEAESRRLNVVTPR; encoded by the coding sequence ATGACCGGGCACGGCCGCCGCGTGGCATGGGTGGGACGCCTCGCGGCAGCCGCGGCCGTGGCGCTCGCCGCGCCGGCGGCAGCGCAGCAACCGGCGATCACTCCGCCGCAGCTTTCGCGCTTCATCCATGCCCTGGCCCACGACTCCATGCGGGGCCGTGCCACGCCGAGCCCGGAGCTGGAGCAGGCGGCCGGTTTCGTCGAGTCGGTCTTTCGGCGGGCGGGGCTGGCACCCGCAGGAGACAGCGGCCGCTATCAGCAGCGATTCTCCGTTCGCGGCCAGACAGCGCCCAACGTCGCCGGGCTGCTGCGGGGGCGCGATCCCGGGCTGCTCGGCCAGTACGTCGTGGTGGTCGCGCACCTGGACCACCTCGGCGTCTCGCGGCCCAATGGGCGCGACTCCATCCTCAACGGCGCCGACGACAACGCTTCCGGCTCGGCCGGCGTCCTCGCGCTCGCCGAAGCGTTCGGGAGCCTGGCCCAGCGTCCGCGGCGCTCGATCCTTTTCCTGGTGGTGAGCGGCGAGGAACTGGGCCTCCTCGGATCGCGGCACTTCGTCGCTCACCCGACGGTCCCCTTCGACAGCATCGTGGGACTCGTCAACCTAGACATGATCAGCCGCAACCGGCCCGACTCCGTGTACCTGAACGGGTGGAACAAGAGCTCGATCTCGGGCCGGGTGCGGCGGCTCGCGGCACGGCACCCGGAGCTCGGCCTCGGCGTCGGTCCGGATATCGAGGACCGGCCCCGGACCCCCGCCGACTCGGACCACTGGCCGTTCCAGCGCCGCGGCGTCCCATACATCTTCTTCTATACCGGCGAGCACGGCGACTACCACCAGCCGACCGACCACGCGGACCGGACGGACCCCGACAAGGCATCACGGGTGGCGCGACTCGCGTTCTACACTTTGTGGGAGATGGCGGAAGGCACGGAGCGCCCCAAGTGGGAGGCGGAATCGCGCCGCCTCAACGTCGTGACGCCGCGATGA
- the rpiA gene encoding ribose-5-phosphate isomerase RpiA, producing the protein MNLDELKRAAAERAVLFIESGTAIGLGTGSTIRPLLELLASRLATGAVRGVVAVPTSEDTAHRCRALGIPLVTLDEYPELDLAIDGADEVAPRLDLIKGLGGALLREKLVALAAKRFVVVADESKRVRRLGTRVPVPVEVIPFGWSALLPFFEKLGATPTLRRAADGTPYHTDGGHYVVDCRFPHGIKDPAALARALARRPGIVEDGLFLRLAHLAVIAGAKGVKLLRR; encoded by the coding sequence GTGAACCTGGACGAGCTCAAGCGCGCGGCGGCCGAGCGCGCGGTCCTGTTCATCGAGAGCGGGACGGCGATAGGCCTCGGCACTGGCTCGACGATTCGTCCGCTTCTCGAGCTGCTGGCATCGCGTCTGGCCACGGGCGCGGTGCGCGGCGTCGTAGCCGTTCCCACGTCCGAGGACACCGCTCACCGCTGCCGCGCCCTCGGCATCCCGCTGGTCACGCTCGACGAGTACCCCGAGCTCGACCTCGCCATCGACGGCGCCGACGAAGTCGCCCCGCGGCTCGACCTCATCAAGGGCCTGGGCGGGGCGCTGCTGCGCGAGAAGCTCGTCGCGCTCGCCGCCAAACGCTTCGTGGTCGTGGCCGACGAGTCGAAGCGGGTGCGCCGTCTCGGTACTCGGGTCCCGGTGCCGGTCGAAGTGATTCCCTTCGGCTGGTCGGCGTTGCTGCCGTTCTTCGAAAAGCTGGGCGCGACTCCGACGCTTCGCCGCGCGGCCGACGGAACGCCATACCACACCGACGGCGGCCACTATGTCGTTGACTGCCGCTTCCCGCACGGCATCAAGGACCCGGCAGCGCTCGCCCGGGCGCTCGCCCGGCGCCCGGGGATCGTGGAGGACGGGCTCTTCCTGCGCCTGGCGCACCTGGCGGTCATAGCCGGGGCGAAAGGTGTGAAGCTGCTCCGCCGTTGA
- a CDS encoding GAF domain-containing protein: protein MAKDLTRTLSLLRATLDSTADGLLVVDRDGRIEIFNRKFAEMWRIPEEILATKDDQQALGFVLQQLEDPHQFLTKVRELYSQPEAESFDVLKFKDGRVFERYSQPQWIGGEIVGRVWSFRDVTARARAEEALRREHKFVRLLQAVAVAANEARTVEDAFLHCLDRICAHTGWPVGHVYMAGEDLTGDLVPTKLWHMDDPLRYEVFRRVTETTRLAPGVGLPGRVLATHKPAWIVDVRNDPNFPRAGMAYDIGLRAGFGFPVVVGTEVVAVLEFFAPEPVAPDEALLDVMVHVGTQLGRVIERKRAGARTSGSVRA, encoded by the coding sequence GTGGCTAAGGATCTCACGCGTACGCTCTCCCTGCTCCGGGCCACCCTCGACTCCACCGCCGACGGACTCCTCGTGGTCGACCGAGACGGCAGGATCGAGATCTTCAACCGCAAGTTCGCCGAGATGTGGCGCATACCGGAGGAGATCCTGGCCACCAAGGACGACCAGCAGGCGCTCGGCTTCGTCCTGCAGCAACTCGAAGACCCCCACCAGTTCCTCACCAAGGTCCGAGAGCTGTACAGCCAGCCCGAGGCCGAGAGCTTCGACGTCCTGAAGTTCAAGGATGGCCGCGTCTTCGAGCGCTACTCCCAGCCGCAATGGATCGGCGGCGAGATCGTCGGACGGGTGTGGAGCTTCCGCGACGTCACGGCACGCGCGCGCGCTGAAGAGGCGCTGCGCCGCGAGCACAAGTTCGTGCGCCTGCTGCAGGCGGTGGCCGTTGCGGCAAACGAGGCACGCACCGTGGAAGATGCGTTCCTCCACTGCCTCGACCGTATCTGCGCGCACACCGGCTGGCCGGTGGGCCACGTGTACATGGCCGGGGAGGACCTCACCGGTGACTTGGTGCCGACCAAGCTCTGGCACATGGATGACCCGCTGCGATACGAGGTCTTTCGCCGCGTGACCGAGACGACACGCCTGGCGCCGGGCGTCGGCCTGCCTGGCCGCGTGCTCGCGACCCACAAGCCGGCGTGGATCGTGGACGTCAGGAACGACCCGAACTTCCCGCGTGCCGGCATGGCGTACGACATAGGCCTCAGGGCGGGGTTCGGTTTTCCGGTGGTCGTGGGCACCGAAGTCGTCGCGGTGCTGGAGTTCTTCGCCCCCGAGCCGGTCGCGCCCGACGAGGCACTGCTTGACGTCATGGTCCACGTCGGCACGCAGCTCGGCCGGGTCATCGAGCGCAAGCGGGCGGGAGCGCGGACGTCCGGGTCGGTACGCGCCTAG
- a CDS encoding HmuY family protein, whose protein sequence is MSQPGPPPLFRVNAFVWAVVAVFVLFMATFVVGALRKPEMRQMAITPPNPAPVGDTLVGPAIVTLDATDENRWTYFDFSRNSAVERPGPLDWDLAVSRFHVIANGGDGFGGRGGIVNLGSVPFDSVVTLPDIGYVATARDSTSAGVGKWYRYGWSSHLLTPKGDVYGVRTADGRYAKATIVSYYCAGVQGGCLTIRYAYQGDGTRRVAR, encoded by the coding sequence ATGAGCCAGCCCGGTCCGCCGCCGCTCTTCCGCGTGAACGCCTTCGTCTGGGCGGTCGTCGCGGTATTCGTCCTCTTCATGGCCACCTTCGTCGTGGGCGCGCTGCGCAAGCCAGAGATGCGGCAGATGGCGATCACGCCGCCCAACCCTGCCCCGGTGGGAGACACCCTGGTCGGCCCCGCGATCGTGACCCTGGACGCTACCGATGAGAACCGGTGGACCTACTTCGACTTCTCGCGCAACTCCGCGGTGGAGCGCCCCGGGCCGCTCGACTGGGACCTCGCGGTGAGCCGCTTCCATGTGATCGCCAACGGCGGGGACGGTTTTGGGGGTCGGGGCGGGATCGTCAACCTCGGGTCTGTCCCTTTCGATTCGGTGGTCACGCTGCCGGACATCGGCTACGTGGCGACCGCTCGGGACAGCACCAGCGCCGGCGTCGGGAAATGGTATCGCTACGGCTGGAGCTCCCACCTGCTCACGCCGAAGGGCGACGTCTATGGCGTTCGCACGGCGGACGGGCGTTACGCGAAGGCCACGATCGTGAGCTACTACTGTGCCGGCGTGCAGGGAGGGTGCCTCACCATCCGCTACGCCTACCAGGGGGACGGCACGCGCCGGGTCGCGCGCTAG
- a CDS encoding ATP-binding protein: MIARREILAQLRAALRRGRAVALIGPRQAGKTTLARQLVAPGSPNYFDLEDPVSLARLDEPMTALATLRGTVVIDEVQRRPDLFPVVRVLADRKPLPARFLLLGSASPALLRQSAESLAGRMEVITMDGFSLSEIGVASLERHWLRGGFPRAFLARSHGDSFLWRRELIRTYLERDLPQLGISIPAPALLRLWTMLAHYHGNIWNAADPARSMGVSEPTVRRYLDLLTGLFLVRQLAPWHENLGKRQVKSPKVYIRDSGLLHQLLGVRAPRDLLVHPKRGSSWEGYAIEETLKAVKPEAAYFWATHTGAELDLLLFKDGRRLGVEVKRADAPTLTPSMRIALRDLNLEQLVVLYPGNRRYALGPRAWAVPLGELGDGAAGVFRRR, translated from the coding sequence ATGATAGCCCGCCGTGAGATCCTTGCCCAGCTGCGCGCGGCGCTCCGGCGCGGTCGCGCCGTGGCCCTGATCGGTCCCCGCCAGGCCGGCAAGACCACGCTGGCCCGGCAGCTGGTGGCGCCAGGTTCACCCAATTACTTCGACCTCGAGGACCCGGTCAGCCTGGCCCGGCTGGACGAGCCGATGACGGCCCTGGCGACGCTTCGCGGGACGGTCGTGATCGACGAGGTGCAGCGCCGGCCGGACCTCTTTCCGGTGGTGCGCGTCCTCGCCGACCGGAAGCCGCTGCCGGCTCGGTTCCTGCTTCTGGGCAGCGCGTCGCCGGCGCTGCTGCGTCAGTCCGCTGAGTCGCTCGCGGGACGGATGGAGGTCATCACAATGGACGGGTTCTCCTTGAGCGAGATCGGCGTAGCATCGCTCGAGCGTCACTGGCTTCGGGGTGGGTTCCCGCGCGCCTTTCTGGCCCGGTCACACGGCGACAGCTTCCTATGGAGGCGGGAACTCATCCGAACCTACCTCGAGCGCGACCTGCCGCAGCTAGGTATCTCCATCCCGGCCCCGGCACTGCTGCGCCTCTGGACCATGCTGGCTCACTACCACGGTAACATATGGAATGCCGCGGATCCGGCACGCTCGATGGGGGTGAGCGAGCCCACGGTGCGGCGCTATCTGGATCTCCTGACCGGACTGTTCCTGGTTCGGCAGCTGGCGCCGTGGCACGAGAACCTCGGGAAGCGCCAGGTGAAATCGCCCAAGGTGTACATCCGGGACTCGGGTCTCCTCCACCAGCTCCTCGGAGTGCGCGCCCCGCGCGATCTTCTCGTGCACCCCAAGCGCGGCTCCTCCTGGGAGGGATATGCGATCGAAGAAACGCTCAAGGCCGTCAAGCCCGAGGCGGCGTACTTCTGGGCGACACACACCGGCGCCGAGCTGGACCTCTTGCTTTTCAAGGACGGCCGACGGCTCGGCGTCGAGGTCAAGCGGGCGGACGCTCCGACGCTCACCCCATCCATGCGCATCGCCCTGCGGGACCTGAACCTCGAGCAGCTGGTGGTGCTCTACCCTGGGAACCGGCGCTACGCACTGGGTCCGCGGGCCTGGGCCGTTCCGCTCGGCGAACTTGGAGACGGAGCCGCTGGGGTGTTCAGGCGACGCTGA
- a CDS encoding serpin family protein, translating to MPSRFRSILCALPLLLAASCGHDPVTGPIVALPRPLTVAEGRLVATDNRFALKLFRQVAAEGDPSENLFISPLSIAMALGMTLNGAAGTTYDSMRLALELGSLTPAEINQSYRSLIELLRGLDPGVDFTLANSIWYREEYTFEPAFLDTNRVYFDARIQGLDFAAPSAPGTIDAWVSEQTRGRIASIAPNPLPPDAIMFLINAVYFKGDWTERFERARTQDAPFRRRDGSTTTVRMMSHAGEVQVGLAREGSVQVLDLPYAGGAFSMTIAMPDDPAAIDSLVANLTLDQWGGWIGALDSAEILVSMPKFVLTSDLTLNGALSALGMGVAFSPQDADFSRMLGSRGPYITNVKHKTFVDVNEEGTEAAAVTSVGIGVTSAPQAIIVARPFVFVIRERFSGTILFIGKVVDPAAG from the coding sequence ATGCCATCGCGTTTCCGCTCGATACTGTGCGCGCTCCCGCTGCTGCTCGCCGCGAGCTGCGGGCACGATCCCGTTACCGGCCCCATCGTCGCGCTTCCGCGACCGCTGACCGTCGCGGAAGGCCGGCTGGTCGCCACCGACAACCGGTTCGCGCTCAAGCTCTTTCGGCAGGTCGCCGCCGAGGGGGACCCGTCCGAGAATCTCTTCATCTCGCCGCTCAGCATCGCGATGGCCTTGGGCATGACGCTGAACGGCGCGGCCGGGACGACCTACGATTCGATGCGGCTGGCTCTGGAGCTGGGCAGCCTGACCCCGGCGGAGATCAACCAGTCGTACCGGAGCCTGATCGAGCTGCTGCGCGGCCTCGACCCGGGCGTTGACTTCACCCTCGCCAACTCGATCTGGTATCGAGAGGAGTACACCTTCGAGCCGGCGTTCCTGGACACGAACCGCGTCTATTTCGACGCGCGCATCCAGGGGCTGGATTTCGCCGCGCCCAGCGCGCCGGGGACGATAGACGCGTGGGTGAGCGAGCAGACGCGCGGGCGGATAGCGAGCATCGCGCCCAACCCGCTCCCGCCCGACGCCATCATGTTCCTCATCAACGCCGTCTACTTCAAAGGTGACTGGACCGAGCGGTTCGAGCGTGCCCGCACCCAGGACGCGCCGTTCCGGCGGCGTGACGGCTCGACGACCACGGTGCGCATGATGTCGCACGCGGGCGAGGTTCAGGTCGGACTGGCGCGCGAGGGGTCGGTCCAGGTCCTGGACCTGCCGTACGCCGGCGGGGCGTTCAGCATGACGATCGCGATGCCCGACGACCCGGCGGCGATCGATTCTCTCGTCGCGAACCTCACCCTGGATCAGTGGGGCGGGTGGATCGGCGCGCTGGATTCCGCGGAGATCCTCGTCTCGATGCCGAAGTTCGTTCTCACCTCCGACCTCACGCTGAACGGTGCGCTGTCGGCGCTCGGGATGGGCGTGGCGTTCTCACCGCAGGATGCGGATTTCAGCCGGATGTTGGGGAGTCGGGGCCCGTACATCACGAACGTGAAGCACAAGACCTTCGTGGACGTGAACGAGGAGGGCACCGAGGCGGCCGCGGTGACCTCTGTCGGGATCGGCGTCACCAGCGCGCCGCAGGCCATCATCGTGGCCCGTCCGTTCGTCTTCGTGATCCGGGAGCGGTTCTCGGGGACGATCCTGTTCATCGGGAAGGTGGTGGATCCCGCGGCGGGCTAG
- a CDS encoding uracil-DNA glycosylase, whose amino-acid sequence MTSIGTTSSLVQAITSCQRCPRLRAWCRQVARDKVRRFRDQEYWGKPVPGFGDPSARLLVVGLAPAAHGGNRTGRVFTGDSSGDWLYEALHRFGFANQPTSVSRDDGLRLTDCYVTAAARCAPPHNRPTPRELANCRPWLQAELNLLRRVRVVVTLGRIAHQSYLEAAGWRKELPARERPRFTHGAEARLPDGTLLVASFHPSRQNTNTGRLTRAMWDAIFRRAREVLEGR is encoded by the coding sequence GTGACCAGCATCGGCACCACCTCCTCACTGGTGCAGGCGATCACCAGCTGCCAGCGCTGCCCGCGCCTGCGCGCCTGGTGCCGGCAGGTCGCCCGCGACAAGGTCCGCCGCTTCCGGGACCAGGAGTACTGGGGCAAACCGGTCCCCGGTTTTGGCGACCCCAGCGCGCGGCTCCTAGTCGTCGGCCTCGCCCCCGCGGCCCACGGCGGCAACCGCACCGGCCGCGTTTTCACCGGCGACTCCTCCGGCGATTGGCTCTACGAGGCGCTCCACCGCTTCGGCTTCGCGAACCAGCCCACCTCCGTCTCGCGGGACGACGGGCTCCGCCTCACCGACTGCTACGTCACCGCCGCCGCCCGCTGCGCGCCGCCACACAACAGGCCCACGCCGCGCGAGCTGGCGAACTGCCGCCCCTGGCTCCAGGCCGAGCTGAACCTCCTCCGCCGCGTGCGCGTGGTCGTCACCCTCGGCCGCATCGCGCACCAGTCGTACCTGGAGGCAGCCGGCTGGCGGAAGGAGCTGCCGGCGCGCGAGCGACCTCGCTTCACGCACGGCGCGGAGGCGCGCCTCCCGGACGGCACGCTCCTCGTCGCCTCGTTCCACCCCAGCCGCCAGAACACCAACACCGGCCGCCTCACCCGCGCGATGTGGGACGCGATCTTCCGGCGCGCCCGCGAGGTGCTGGAAGGGCGGTGA
- a CDS encoding O-methyltransferase has product MIDIVHPRIERYLRTLIPPRDRVMAAMETRAGRERIPIVGPLVGRLFFQLALMVRARRVMELGSAIGYSTLWWARAVGPKGHVWYTDGDPESARVAAGYFRRAGLGGRVTLMVGDAVTSMRKVKSTFDIVFCDIDKHGYPAAFEAAWPRIRRGGLFVCDNTLWGGRVTGRAGTADRNTAGIQCLNRITFADEANGFAVLLPLRDGVTVVLKR; this is encoded by the coding sequence ATGATCGACATCGTCCATCCGCGTATCGAGCGCTACCTGCGCACCCTGATTCCACCGCGCGACCGCGTGATGGCCGCGATGGAAACGCGCGCCGGACGCGAGCGCATTCCGATCGTGGGCCCGCTCGTCGGACGGCTCTTCTTCCAGCTCGCGCTCATGGTCCGCGCCCGGCGCGTGATGGAGCTGGGCAGCGCGATCGGCTACTCGACACTGTGGTGGGCCCGCGCCGTCGGGCCCAAGGGCCACGTCTGGTACACCGACGGCGACCCCGAAAGCGCGCGCGTCGCGGCGGGCTACTTCCGGCGCGCCGGCCTCGGAGGGCGCGTCACGTTGATGGTGGGCGACGCCGTGACGTCCATGAGGAAGGTGAAGAGCACCTTCGACATCGTCTTCTGCGACATCGACAAGCACGGCTACCCCGCCGCCTTCGAGGCGGCGTGGCCCCGCATCCGCCGCGGCGGGCTGTTCGTGTGCGACAACACGCTGTGGGGCGGACGGGTGACCGGGCGAGCCGGGACGGCCGACCGCAATACCGCAGGCATACAATGCCTCAACCGGATCACGTTTGCCGACGAGGCCAACGGTTTCGCGGTGCTCCTCCCCCTGCGGGACGGGGTGACTGTCGTCCTGAAGCGTTGA
- a CDS encoding DUF4399 domain-containing protein yields the protein MTSTNGFVLTVLLAASAACRAEVPRVRVVIAEPADGAQLVGPRVRVLLQAGGIEITPASDERPGTGHHHLFLDREATAPGDTISQGVPGIFHLGRAQTEFTLEGLAPGRHRIIAVLANWAHVALDPPAVDTVRFTVR from the coding sequence ATGACTTCCACCAACGGTTTCGTCCTGACCGTGCTGTTGGCCGCCTCGGCCGCCTGCCGCGCCGAAGTCCCACGCGTCCGCGTGGTAATCGCCGAGCCGGCGGACGGCGCCCAGCTCGTCGGGCCCAGGGTGCGGGTGCTGCTGCAGGCCGGCGGTATCGAGATCACCCCCGCCTCCGACGAGCGGCCCGGCACCGGGCACCACCATCTCTTCCTCGACCGTGAGGCCACGGCCCCGGGCGACACCATCTCCCAAGGCGTGCCCGGCATCTTCCACCTGGGGCGCGCGCAGACCGAGTTCACGCTGGAGGGCCTCGCGCCGGGAAGGCACCGCATCATTGCCGTCCTCGCCAACTGGGCCCACGTGGCGCTCGACCCGCCCGCGGTGGACACGGTGCGGTTTACGGTGCGCTAG
- a CDS encoding 4a-hydroxytetrahydrobiopterin dehydratase — translation MRCPPGRFRSVVQTAIGGEAPDFAIHWNRVDILLWTHKINGLHENDFIMAAKINGLAQADTKGDPP, via the coding sequence ATGAGGTGCCCTCCCGGTCGATTCCGATCAGTCGTCCAAACTGCGATCGGCGGTGAGGCGCCGGACTTCGCGATTCACTGGAACCGGGTGGATATCCTGCTCTGGACCCACAAGATCAACGGGCTGCATGAGAACGACTTCATCATGGCCGCGAAGATCAACGGGCTGGCCCAGGCCGACACGAAAGGAGATCCACCCTGA
- a CDS encoding protein-L-isoaspartate(D-aspartate) O-methyltransferase — protein sequence MAYRSPHLPAAIVVSFLLALPGATRAQNVPADPVHRARRLALVEEIARQGVTDSTTLAAMRAVPRHEFVPPRRVDDAYGDFPLPIGYGQTISQPFVVAYMTALLRPRPGLRVLEVGTGSGYQAAVLAQIGCRVYTIEIFEALATSARERLRRLGYGDVEVRHGDGHDGWREAAPFDAVIVTAAAGYVPPPLIDQLKPGGRMIIPIGSVYGVQNLILVEKDAAGDVRTRQLLPVRFVPLLRELR from the coding sequence ATGGCCTACCGTAGTCCCCACCTCCCCGCCGCAATCGTCGTCTCCTTCCTGCTCGCGCTGCCGGGCGCGACTCGCGCCCAGAACGTGCCCGCGGACCCCGTTCACCGCGCCCGCCGCCTGGCGCTGGTGGAGGAGATCGCTAGGCAGGGCGTGACCGATAGCACCACACTCGCCGCGATGCGCGCGGTGCCGCGCCACGAGTTCGTGCCACCCCGGCGCGTCGACGATGCCTACGGCGATTTTCCGCTCCCCATCGGCTACGGCCAGACCATCTCACAGCCCTTCGTCGTCGCCTACATGACCGCGCTGCTCCGGCCCCGGCCGGGATTGCGGGTGCTCGAGGTGGGCACCGGCTCCGGCTACCAGGCGGCGGTGCTGGCCCAGATCGGATGCCGGGTGTACACGATCGAGATCTTCGAGGCGCTCGCCACCAGCGCGCGCGAGCGGCTCCGCCGCCTCGGCTACGGCGACGTGGAGGTGCGGCACGGCGACGGCCACGACGGCTGGCGCGAGGCGGCGCCGTTCGACGCCGTCATCGTCACCGCGGCCGCGGGGTACGTGCCGCCCCCGCTGATCGATCAGCTCAAGCCGGGAGGGCGGATGATCATCCCGATCGGCAGCGTGTACGGCGTGCAAAACCTGATCCTGGTCGAAAAGGACGCGGCCGGCGACGTCCGTACCCGCCAGCTGCTCCCGGTGCGGTTCGTCCCGCTGCTTCGCGAGCTTCGTTGA
- a CDS encoding ferritin, producing MLTKKIQTALNDQINHELASAYLYLSMAAYLEAANLRGFAAWMRRQAQEEAGHAMKIFDYVNDRDARVTLQAIEQPPTAFKSALDVLERTLEHERKISGLINRLCDLAAKENDHATQAMLQWFVSEQVEEEKSVSTVLEQLRMIGVSSTAIFFLDRHLGKDAEETAG from the coding sequence ATGCTAACCAAAAAAATTCAGACCGCCCTCAACGACCAGATCAATCACGAGTTGGCCTCGGCCTACCTCTACCTCTCGATGGCCGCCTACCTCGAGGCGGCGAACCTGCGCGGCTTCGCGGCCTGGATGCGGCGCCAGGCCCAGGAAGAGGCCGGGCACGCGATGAAGATCTTCGACTACGTGAACGACCGCGACGCCCGCGTGACGCTGCAGGCCATCGAGCAGCCGCCCACCGCGTTCAAGTCCGCGCTGGACGTCTTAGAGCGGACCCTCGAGCACGAGCGCAAGATCAGCGGCCTCATCAACCGCCTGTGCGACCTGGCGGCCAAGGAGAACGACCACGCCACGCAGGCGATGTTGCAGTGGTTCGTCAGCGAGCAGGTGGAGGAGGAGAAGTCGGTCAGCACGGTCCTCGAGCAGCTCAGGATGATCGGCGTCTCGAGCACGGCGATCTTCTTCCTCGACCGACACCTCGGCAAAGACGCCGAGGAGACGGCCGGCTAG
- the gltS gene encoding sodium/glutamate symporter, which translates to MTTLELDLLQTLTLAAVVYFAGLQLRRRIGVLDRLNIPSAVIGGLLFAIFVLLTRDRVINIQLSAAMQPVFNVAFFTTIGMGASVAVLRTGGIQVVVFLVLSILFCLVQNFLGMAVAGAFGESPLLGVLAGSVTLVGGPATGLAFAPLFEQAGIPGAAVVALTAATVGIVCGGIMGGPIGTDLVRRYGLRSDVASRAELRAELTSTSEPFVVDVEREDTPLIRNMVVLALSMALGSILSRYIQSLGVTLPAYIGAMIVASLLRNLDDRTGWLKIDLKAMEFMGNTALNLFLVVALMDLRLWQVVHLAVPLITILLAQVAVITVVAYVAAFRVMGRDYDAAVMTSGFIGFALGTTANAVANMRALVAKYGPAPRAFLVVPLVGAFFIDFANALIITVFLNWLR; encoded by the coding sequence ATGACGACGTTGGAGCTCGATCTCCTCCAGACCCTGACCCTGGCCGCCGTGGTGTATTTCGCCGGGCTGCAGCTGCGGCGCCGGATCGGGGTGCTCGATCGCCTCAACATTCCCTCTGCGGTGATCGGGGGGCTCTTGTTCGCGATCTTCGTTCTGCTCACGCGGGACCGAGTCATCAACATCCAGCTGAGCGCAGCCATGCAGCCGGTGTTCAACGTCGCGTTCTTCACGACCATCGGGATGGGCGCGAGCGTCGCGGTGCTGCGGACGGGCGGCATCCAGGTCGTGGTGTTCCTCGTGCTCTCGATCCTGTTCTGCCTGGTGCAGAACTTCCTGGGGATGGCGGTAGCCGGGGCCTTCGGGGAGTCGCCGCTGCTGGGCGTGCTGGCCGGTTCGGTCACGCTGGTCGGCGGGCCCGCGACCGGGCTCGCGTTTGCGCCGCTGTTCGAGCAGGCGGGCATTCCCGGGGCCGCCGTCGTGGCGCTCACAGCGGCCACAGTCGGCATCGTGTGCGGCGGCATCATGGGCGGGCCGATCGGGACCGACCTGGTGCGGCGCTACGGTCTGCGCTCGGACGTCGCGTCGCGAGCCGAGCTGCGGGCCGAACTGACGAGCACGTCGGAGCCGTTCGTGGTCGACGTGGAACGCGAAGACACGCCCCTGATCCGCAACATGGTCGTGCTCGCCCTCTCGATGGCCCTGGGCAGCATCCTCAGCCGCTACATCCAATCGCTCGGCGTCACGCTCCCGGCCTACATCGGCGCTATGATCGTCGCCTCACTGCTTCGCAACCTGGACGATCGGACCGGCTGGCTGAAGATCGATCTCAAGGCAATGGAGTTCATGGGCAACACCGCGCTCAACCTGTTCCTCGTCGTGGCCCTCATGGACCTGCGGCTGTGGCAGGTGGTCCATCTCGCGGTGCCGCTGATCACGATCCTGCTCGCGCAGGTCGCGGTGATCACGGTGGTGGCCTATGTGGCGGCGTTCCGCGTCATGGGCCGCGACTACGATGCCGCCGTGATGACCAGCGGCTTTATCGGGTTTGCGTTGGGCACCACGGCGAATGCCGTCGCCAACATGCGCGCGCTCGTCGCCAAGTACGGCCCCGCGCCGCGCGCGTTCCTCGTGGTGCCGCTGGTCGGGGCGTTCTTCATCGATTTCGCGAACGCGCTGATCATCACGGTTTTCTTGAACTGGCTGCGGTGA